The Halorussus gelatinilyticus genome contains the following window.
GCACCCGGCAGGACGCAGTACTCGGGAGCAACGTGGACCGGGTCGTGCGCCGGGCCGACTGCGACGTGCTGGTCGAGAAAATCGGCGCGGTCGCAGGCGAGGTCGAAGCCGTGCTCCTGCCGGTCGCCGAGAGCCGACACGCCGACTTCGCGGCGTCGGTCGCGCGGGCGATTGCGGTGAAGAACGACGCCACCGTGACGCTCCTCCGCGTCGTCGGGTCGGAACGCGAGGAATCTGCGGCCCGCGAGTTGCTCGCGGCGCAAGCCGACTCGGTGTCCGGCGTCGATTCGGCGTCCGGCGACGGTTCGCCATCCGACGTCGAGGTCGAGAACGTCGTCCGGGAGGGCGACGTTGCGGACGTCATCGTCGCGGCGTCCGAGCGCCACGACGTGACGGTCCTCGGGGCGACGAGGAGCGGCGCGATTCGGCGGCGGGTCGTCGGTTCGACGCCCCAAGAAGTCGGACGGCGCGCGGACGGCACGATTATTCTGGCCAAACGCGGCGACGGGTCGCTGGCGTCGCGGGTGTTCCGGTTGTAGGCCGGGAAAATCATTTTATCGAGTAGAAGCTATTGGGCACGGATGGGAAACACCGTACGAACGTTTTCGTCTCTCGGGACTAGTGAACCCTCTGACGAAGAACAAGAAGGGCTCGGAGACTCACTCGCCAATATCGACACTGAGCCGAAACTTGAGTATTTGCTGATAGGAATGTTCGAGGAAGTCAACGTCGATTCAGTCGAGTCAGTCCGGGAACTGCGCGAGGATACACGAGCAAAAGATTATTCCTAGACACCAACATCTTCGTAGCTTCGATTACCAAAAGAGCCAAGTCGAGTAGAGACGGCTAAAGAGCTTCTGAACTCCGATTACGAATTTTATACGTCGTTACTGAACCTACTCGAACTACGAACCGTCTTGGCGAAGAAAAAGAGAATAGAACAGGAGCAGGTGGAGGAAGTGATAAATCGAATCTCGGAGGAGGTCGAGGTGTTCGTCCACGAAACATCTGATGTACTTGCGACGAACCGACTACAGAAGGAGACCCTTCTCTATCCGATGGATTGTCTACTTCTCGCCGCGGCGGAGGACGCAGATGCCGAACTGGTGACTTTCGACTCCGGAGTTGTCGATGCAGGCGCAACGCCCCCGTCCGAACTTCTCGACTAACCTGATTACTGCGTCCGGAACGCTCGGTCCCCGGCGTCGCCGAGCCCGGGCACGATGAAGCCCTCGTCGTTGAGTTCGTCGTCGATGGCAACCGTCAGGAGGTCGGCCTCGTCGAACTCGTCGTCCACGCGGAGCAGGCCCTCGGGCGCGCTGACCGCCGAGAGGACGAAGAGGTCCTCGGGATTCGGCTGTTCGTGCAGGACTTCCTCGAGGACGGCACACATCGTCGAGCCGGTAGCGAGCATCGGGTCGGCGACGATGACGGTGTCCTTCTCCTGAATCTCGGGGAGTTTCACGTAGTCGATGGTGATGGGGAAGGTGCCGTCCTCGCCGCGGCCCGCCTCCTCGTCGCGGCCCGCGCTGATGACGCCTTGCTTGGCGCGGGGGAACGCCTTGAGGAGACCTTCCACGAAGGGCGTGGCGGCCCGGAGGACGTTGATGATGACCACGTCGTCGAGTCCCTTGACGCGCTGGCCGGTCGTCTCGGTCAGGGGCGTCTCGATGGAGACGTACTCGGTCTCCATCGCGCCGTCGATTATCTCGTAGCCGCAGATGCGGCCGAGTTTGACGAGTCCCTTCCGGAAGCCGACCTGCTCGGTCTCCACGTCCCGGAGTTTCGAGAGCGTGTCCTGTGCCAGCGCGTGGGTGACGAGCTTGGCGTCCCCGCGGTCTTCGATGGTCATGTCTTGTCCGTATGCGGGAGACGCGGGGCTTTAGCTCTTAATATGGGCGGCGAGTCCGCGTCCGAGTCCCACGGGCCAGCGTGCCAGTTTCGCGCCGAGGACGCCCCCGAACAGGAGCCAGTGGGGCGCGTCCGCGAGGACGTGCCCGAGGAAGTCCTCGGTCGGGTCCACCTTGTCCCAGTGGACCGCGTAGTGGTCGGCGAACTCCTTGACGTGGACACCTTTG
Protein-coding sequences here:
- a CDS encoding universal stress protein: MSDDDYCIAVAVGNPDNAEQLVRTARDIASERGGEVFVVGVVVTPRESPFALFTDEVIAREFGGERRAVLDRAVSVAAESDVPVNGKLFVASSVARGVLHGVRERDCDALLLGWEQRTRQDAVLGSNVDRVVRRADCDVLVEKIGAVAGEVEAVLLPVAESRHADFAASVARAIAVKNDATVTLLRVVGSEREESAARELLAAQADSVSGVDSASGDGSPSDVEVENVVREGDVADVIVAASERHDVTVLGATRSGAIRRRVVGSTPQEVGRRADGTIILAKRGDGSLASRVFRL
- a CDS encoding PIN domain-containing protein codes for the protein MNLLELRTVLAKKKRIEQEQVEEVINRISEEVEVFVHETSDVLATNRLQKETLLYPMDCLLLAAAEDADAELVTFDSGVVDAGATPPSELLD
- the upp gene encoding uracil phosphoribosyltransferase, yielding MTIEDRGDAKLVTHALAQDTLSKLRDVETEQVGFRKGLVKLGRICGYEIIDGAMETEYVSIETPLTETTGQRVKGLDDVVIINVLRAATPFVEGLLKAFPRAKQGVISAGRDEEAGRGEDGTFPITIDYVKLPEIQEKDTVIVADPMLATGSTMCAVLEEVLHEQPNPEDLFVLSAVSAPEGLLRVDDEFDEADLLTVAIDDELNDEGFIVPGLGDAGDRAFRTQ